The DNA region CCAGCGATCCGGACGGCGATGAGCTGACCTTCAACCTGGCCGAAGGGCCGGCGGGAATGGTGCTCGATCCCGCCAACGGAGAGCTCGAGTGGCAGCCGGACGAGACCGGTGAGCAATTCGTTCGCATCGAGGTCAGCGACGAGGAGTTCACGGTAGCCCAGGAATGGCATGTCGAAGTCCTGGACGGCTCGGTGCCGCTCGACCTGAGCCTGGAAATCACCCCCTCGGTGGCCGACATCGGACAGACCGTTGAAATCCGACTGGTCCCCGAAGCGGCCGCAGGCGAAGTGATCGCCGAGGTCATGGTCGATGAGGAGTCGGTCACGGTCGATTCCGACCTGGTCGCTCGCTTTGTACCATCGGAGCCCGGCGAGCACATGGTGGTCGCCGCCATCGACGATGGCTTCGAACAGGCCGATGCGTCCGGCAGCTTCTTCGTGCGCGATCCCGATGCGGAAGGGGGTCCGGTCGTCAGCCTGGCGACTCCGGACCAGGGGGCGGAAGTCACAGCGCCCACCCAGATTATCGGTACCGTCCAGGACGACGACCTGGCCGGCTGGACCCTGGCCTGGGCCGAAGCGGGCACGCAGAACTGGACCGTATTGGCTGAAGGTACCGACCCCCTCAGCGAGGCGGAGATCGCCAAGTTCGACCCAACCCTGCTGATGAACGGCCAGTATCGTATCGCGTTGCAGGCCTGGGACAACCAGGGCCAGAGCAGTTCCGATTCGCGCGAGATCCAGGTCGCCGGCGCGATGAAGCTGGGGCATTTCGCCATCACCTTCGAGGACGCCACGGTACCGCTGTCGGGTATCCCGATCACCCTCACCCGCACCTACGACAGCCGCCAGCGTCACATGGATCTGGACTTCGGCTTCGGCTGGTCGGTGGGTTATCAGGATGTGCGCCTGCACGAGTCGCGCCGCGTGGGTCTGGGCTGGTCGCAGAACGAGTACTCCTCCGGCATGTTCAGCACATTCTGCGTGGAGCCCAATGGCGATCCCATTGTCACCGTGCGCCTGCCCGACGACGAGGTCCACCGCTTCAAGGCCAAAGCCGATCCCGAGTGCCAGCAACTGGTGCCGTTTGTCGACGTGCAGATCGTTTTCGAGCCGCTGCCGGGCACACACTCCGAGCTTGAACAGCTCGACCACGGCTGGGTGCGGCTGATCAACGGCAACATCGCCGAGCTCGACAGTCCCGACAGCCCCATCGATCCGGAGAATTACCGCCTGACCCTGGAGGATGGCACGCAACTGACCATCGATCAGAATTTTGGTCTGAGCGAACTTCGCGATGGCGATGACAACACGCTCAGCTTCACTGACGATGGCATCACCCACTCCAGTGGTGTCGGCATCGAGTTCATTCGCGACAGCTTTGATCGCATCACCCAGGTACTGCTTCCCGATGGCGAGGTGCTCGACTATATCTACGATGCCCAGGGCAACCTGAGCGCCTTCGCCGACCCGCTCGAGAACGTTACCGAGTTCACTTATCTGGAAGGCGCCGAGCACTACCTGGAGGACATCATCGACCCGCGGGGCGTGCGCGCCATTCGCAACGAGTACGATGAAGACGGCCGTCTGGTGGCCCAGATCGATGCCGATGGCAACCGCCTGGAGTTCGATCGCGACATCGAAGGCCGGGTCGAGACCATTACCGACCGCAACGGCAACGCCACCGTCTACATATACGACGAGCGCGGCAATGTCTTAAGCGAGACCAACGCCCTGGGTGAGACCACCACGCGGACCTACGACGAGTTCGGCAATGAACTGACCCGCACCGACCCGCTGGGCCACACCTGGGAAATGGCCTACGACAATCGCGGCAACCAGACCGAAGACACCAACCCGCTGGGCGAGACCACCGAGTCGGCCTACAACGACCGTGGCCTGCTCACCAGCCAGACCGCGCCCGACGGCACGGTGGTGATGAGCAACCAGTACGACCCCAACACCGGCAACCTGACGGTCACCGCCGATGGTCTGGGCCACGAGACCGAGTTTATCTATGACGCCAGCGGCAACCTCACCCACACCATCGACGCCGCCGGCCACGAGACCCGCAACTTCTACGACGGGCAGGGCAACCTCATTGGCGAGATCGACCCGGCCGGCACCGAGACAAGCTACACCCACGATGCTATGGGCCGGGTCCTGACCGAGACCGTGAGCTGGACCGATGACGACGGCATCGAGCACAGCCATACCACCAGCCATGTGTATGATGCCGCCGGCAACCGGATTGAGACCATCGACCCGCACGGCGCGGTCACTGCATTCGAGTACGACGAAGCCGGCCAGAAGACCGCCGAGATCGACCCACTGGGCCGACGCACCGAGTACGAGTACGACAGCCGCGGCAACCAGGTACTGATCCGCCATCCCGATGGCAGCACCGAGACCAGCGAGTACGACCCCGAAGGCAATTTGATCGCCGAGACCGACCGGGCCGGTCGCACCACGAAGATGGTCTATGACGCCGCCGGGCGCCTGATCGAGACCATCCTGCCGGATAACACCCCGGACGATGACAGCGACAACCCGCGCAGGTATTCCATCTACGATGCCGCCGGAAGACTGGTCGAGGAAGTCGACGAGCGCGGCAACAGCACCTTCTACGAGCACGACGCGGCCGGGCGCAACACCCGGGTCATCGATGCGCTGGGCAACGAGACGACTTACGAGTACGACACCCGAGGCCAGCGCACGGCCATGATCGACGCCCGCGGCCACCGCACTGAGTACCAGTACGATGCCGCCGGCAGGCTGGTCAGAACGATTTTCCCCAACGACACTGAGAGCACGGTGGCCTACGACGCCCTGGGCCAGAAGATTGCCGAGACCGACCCAGCCGGCCGAACCACGCAGTTCGAGTACGACGAGCGCGGCAACCTGACCGCAGTCATCGATGCCCTGGATCAGCGCACCGAGTACAGCTACGACGGCCAGGGCAACCGCATCGCCCAGACCGATGCCAACGACCACACCACGATGTGGACATTTGATGTGCTCGGTCGAACCCTGTCGCGCACCTTGCCTCTGGGTCAGACCGAGACGTTTGGGTATGATGTGGCTGGGCAGCGCATTATGAAGACCGACTTTAATGGCGAAACCACCCAATGGGACTATGATGCTGCGGGCAGAGTGGTTGCGATGACCCGTCCCGATGGCACCGCGCTGACCCGAACCTACACGGACGATGGTCAACTGGCGACAGTCATGGACGGTGACGAAATGACATCCTACACTTACGATGCGAGGGGGCGGCTGACCCAGGTAACGTACCCGGATGGCCAGAATATTGGCTACGAGTATGACCATGCTGGAAACCGTACTGCCATCATCACGGAAGGGGGAAGCGTGGCCTATGGGTTCGACGAGCTAAATCGCCTTAGTACGGTCACCAGGGATGGCAATACCGTCACTCATTTCTACGACGAAGTAGGTAACCGAAGCCGCCTGGAGCATGCCAACGGCCTGAGCAGCTTTTATGCCTATGATGATCTTAATCGCTTGACGGAAATAAGCCACCGAGATGTGGAAGACCAACTCATCCAGCGTCTTCAGTACACGCTTGGGCCGGCTGGTCACCGTAATGAATTGATCGAGTCCAGTGGTCGCCGGGTCGACTACACCTATGATGGACTGTATCGTCTGGTTACAGAAACCGTGACCGACCCGTTGTTGGGCGACCGTACCACCACCTACACTTACGATGCTGTCGGAAACCGGCAAAGCCGCCTGGTGGAGTGCGATCCGTCCCCGTGCACCGGCGAGGATCTCGGAGAGGGGCTCACTACCTACACTTACGATGCCAACGACCGTCTCCTGGAGGAGTCTGGCCCGGCTGGCATGACGCAATACAGCTACGACGCCAACGGGAACCAGGTCGAGAAAATCGGTCCAGACGGCACCACCGTCCTTACCTACGATGCCGAGAATCGTCTCACGTCTGCCACGACTCCTGAGAGCACTTTGGCCTACACCTACGACCACAACGGCATTCGCCAAAGCCAGACGGTTGACGGGGAGACCACGAGGTTCCTGGTCGATCCGAATCGCAATTACGCCCAGCTCATCGCCGAACTGGACGGCACAGGGCAAATCCAGTCCCACTACCTCCACGGTGACGACCTGTTAGCTCAGGCCAACGCCCAAGGCACCTACACCTACCTGGCCGACGGACTGGGCAGCGTCAGAATGTTGGCCGACGAGTCTGGTCAGATAACGGACCAATATGTTTACGAGGCCTTCGGTAATCTAGAATGGTCGCTTGGGGATACAGCGAATATATTCCAGTTCGCCGGTGAGCAATACGACAATAACTTGCATCTGTATTATCTTAGGGCGAGATTCTATGATCAAAACGCGGGGCGATTCTTTGCACAAGATCCTTATCTAGGTAATATTCAAAGTCCCTTTAGTTTGCATCGTTACATATACGGTAATGCAGATCCAGTTAACAACACTGATCCTAGTGGCGAGGTTACCCTGATTGGGGTTATGAGAACAGTGACGCTCCTAGGTGCTTTCCCAGTTTCTTTTGGTAGTGTCGACTATGCACTAAGAAGGCCGCATTACTATGACTTTACAGATGCTGTTTGTAGAACAGATCAGTTTACGGGGTGCACAAAGGAACAGGTATGGGTTGGGTTGACATATTACCCAGCGCCAGGTCGGTCCAGTAATGGTATTGAACCAATTGAGAGGGGACGAGATCGAAGCGTTCTTTTTGGAAGGTGGCCTGTTAGACATCGACGTATTGACCGTGGACTCACTGTTTGGAATATAACTGAGGAAGGTCATATATTGCATCGGGGTTCTGTGAAGAGAAAAGTGATATCGACTGAATCAGGGGTTTCAATAAGAACTATAGGCGAGGGAGAGGGTCGATTTGCGGTAACCAATATTATTTCCGGCAGGCAAATATGGAGACACTCCGCCCACCAGATATCAGCTTGGGTTGGACAATGAAGTTGAAGCTATATTCTTGTAAGAAAGTTCATGAGCGGAACCTTTCGGCATTTTTTTTTGTGGCGATCCTTGCTTCGGTTCTTTATGCGTTGATATTTGCAATTGCTTCTGATTACTTCTTGGTTGTTCTTTATGTGTTTCCAGTTTCTGTATCAGTGATAACGATACTTATTTGGTTTCAATATCCTGGTATGCTTCTTGTGCTTAGGTATCTTAGGATAACGTCGGGCTTTACATTTTTTGTGTTTGGAGTCGTAGGGGCTATTTGGGGAATAGTGCTGTACATGACTATTGCTCATTTTCGGTTATCGGATTGGTTGTTGTATGTTCACTGTGGTATTGGAGTAGTCATTGGTGTAGCGTGCCTTGCTGTTCTGAAACGATCGAATGATGACGCTTGATCCAACTGGAGCCAGCTCTTTCGGCAGATTAGTTTCGATGCAGGGTCAGGAGCCACGATGGTCGTGATGGATTTGCCCGTGCCGACTATCCTGATCAAGGAAGGAGCGACCGCTGGATCGAGTACACCTGGGACGAGGCCGGCAACCGTACTGAGGTGCGCACCGACAACCAGCGCACCCGCTACAGCTTCGATGCGCTCAACCGGATGAGCACGGTGATCGCCTGCGCCAACGAGTCCTGCAGCGAGGGCGCGGAGACCGTCTACAACTACAACCCGGTCGGCAGCCTGCAATCGGTCGAACACGCCAACGCCACGGCCACCGAGTACCAGTACGACGAACTCAACCGCCTGACCCTGCTCAGAACCTGGGATGCCCAGGGCACCCTGATCCAGCGCCAGCAGTTTCATCTGGGCGCTGCCGGGCACCGGGAAATGGTGGTCGAGGTCCCCGAACGGGTCGTCGAGTACACCTACGATGCCCTCTACCGCCTGACCGAAGAAAAAGTCACCGACCCCAATGGCGACCGCACCACCACCTATACCTTCGATGCCACCGGCAATCGTCTGAGCCGTGCGGTTTCTTGCGATCCGGCCTGCACGGGTGAAGTCGAAGCCGGCACCACCACGTACGTCTATGACGCCAATGATCGGCTGCTGGAAGAGTCTGGCCCGGACGGCACCACCATCTACACTTACGACGAAAATGGCAACACGACCAGAAAAACCGCCCCTGACGGCATCGTCGACTACCACTACAACACCGACGACCGCCTGACCCGGGCGACGGGTGACCTGGAGTCAGCCGCCACTGAGGCGAGCTATACCTACGATGCGCATGGGATCCGACAGGGTCAGGTGGTTGATGGCGTTGAGGGGAGATTCCTGGTGGATCCGACCCACCAGTATGCCCAGGTGCTGGAGGAACTGGATGGGGCCGGGAACCCGGTGGCCCTGTATGTCGTTGGTCACGAGCGCATCAGTCAGACCCGCGCCGAAGGCCAGTTCACCTACCACGGCGATGGCCTCGGCAGCATCCGCCATCTGACCAATGAAGATGGTCTGGCAACCGACCGCTTCGTCTACGAAGCCTACGGCCTGCTCGAGCACCGAGAAGGCACCAGCCCCAACAACTTCCGCTACACCGGCGAACAGTACGACCCGAATTTGGGTTTCTACTACCTGCGTGCCCGCTACTACAACCCGGCCACCGGCCGGTTCCCCACCATGGACACCTACCAGGGCCGTATCCACGAGCCCCAGACCCTGCACAAGTACCTGTATGTGCATGCGGATCCGGTGAATGGCACTGACCCCACCGGCCTCTTTATGAATACAACAGGATTGATGGTAGCGCAACAGGGTAGAACTACATTGGCGCTGCAGAGATTGTTCTCGTTGGCTGCTCGACCCCTGATAAGGCGAGCTGCAGTGGCGTCAGCCTTTGCTATGGTAGGAACTGCCGCCTTTATAAGCTCCCGACGATTGGAAGATGATCCAAAGTACCCACCTATGTTCCTTGTTGGAAACAATCATCCTGAAGTTAGGGCGCATATCAAAGATGCGCTACTAAAGAAAGGAATTTCTTCAGTAGTACATAGAAAAGGGGACGAGCACGATCGTGGTTGGCTTCGCACATCTCTCGTGGCGGGTACATGCGGTAAAGGTTTAACTGGCGTGGGGACAGGTAAGGATTGTGATGAGTTTCCGATGGCAACACACATAGAAGGAGGTAAGAAAAATTTCTTGAGAGGGGCGGTATCGGTGCGGGCTGTATCAGCTTCTCAGAACAGATCAGTTGGAGGTATGATTCCAGCGTTTCATGATACGTGTGGAATTGTTCCAGATGATCCTGGGCTTGATGGCGCATATGTTATGGGGATAACTGACGCGGCAACGCATTGGATCTGTGGGGCTGCAGGACGGTGAGTGACTAAAGTATGAAATTGGATGATTGGAAGGAATTTCTCGCGAAGTGGCAGAGCTCCCTGTATGCGCAGTATAAGAGTAAACAGAAGGCATGGGAGTATATGGGGCTACCAGATATTTCGACCTTGGAGGTCCAGGAACCAGATTTGGGCGGTGTTGATCAGATTATTGGTTCAGGAAGCATGACAAGCAAAAATGAGATTGTGCGTTTCTATAGAGTGACGAATGGCTGGCCGCTATGGCTCGGTGAGTACTGTGTTTCCATATGTCAGGTTGCAAAGCTGGACCTTTTCCAGCATAGATCGCCAGGCTCGTTTGAAATTGCCGTTGAGAATGCAGCTGAACAGCGGATAGTTTCCTCAAATGATACGTTGTTGTCCGTGAGTGATTTCAGAGGTGCTCTTATGTTTAGCGAGCCGGTAGATGCAAGGGAAATTTTGCTTCTATTGCCTGATGGGGCCATTTGTTTCTATCAGTTCTCAAGCATGAATCTGTTCTCTGGTTTTGATGAGTTTATGCGAGAGATGTATGGTCGTGTTATCAGAGAAGTGGAAGAACTCATCCAAATTTACGAATCTGGATGGCGAAAGGAATAGCTATTCCTGAAGCCTCTACGACGCTCCGCCTCACCTTGATGGGCTTCAAGGGTCAGACGGTCGAGTTTTTCTACGACCAACTCAGCCGCCCGATCCGCAGCGAGTATCCCGGTGAGGTGGTGGTCGAGACCCGCTACACCCCCAGCGGCCAGGTCTGGGAGATCGAAGTGACCTGCACCCCGGCGGCTTGCGCCGAGGCCGGCAAGGATCCGGGCATCACCCGCCACCACTACGATGTCCGCGACCGCCTGACCCACATCGATTACCCCGACGGGCGCTGGATCGAGTATGCCTGGGACGAGGCCGGCAACCGCACCGAAGTGCGCACCCAGAATCAGCGCACGCGCTACACCTACGATGCCTTGAACCGCATGCACACCGTCACGGCCTGCGGCAACGAAGATTGCAGTGTGGGTGAGACCACCACCTACCACTACAACGCCGTCGGCAGCCGTAGCGGAGTCGAGCATGCCAACGGCACGGCCACCGAGTATCAGTACGACGAACTCAACCGCCTGACCCTGCTCAGAACATGGAATGCCCAGGGCAGCCTGATCCAGCGCCAGCAGTTTCATCTGGGTGCGGCCGGGCATCGCGAGATGGTGGTCGAAGTCCCCGAACGGGTCGTCGAGTACACCTACGATGCCCTCTACAGGCTTACGGAAGAAAAGGTTACCGATCCCAACGGCGACCGCACCACCACCTATACCTTCGATGCCACCGGCAATCGTCTGAGCCGTGCGGTTTCTTGCGATCCGGCCTGCACGGGCGAAGTCGAAGCCGGCACCACCACGTACGTCTATGACGCCAATGATCGGCTGTTGGAAGAGTCTGGCCCGGAAGGCACTACCGACTACAGCTACGACGAAAACGGCAACACGACCAGAAAAACCGCCCCTGACGGCATCGTCGACTACCACTACAACACCGACGACCGCCTGACCCGGGCGACGGGTCATCTGGAGTCAGCCGCCACCGAGGCGAGCTATACCTACGATGCGCATGGGATCCGACAGAGTCAGGTAGCCGACGGCGTCGTGAGCCGGTTCCTGGTCGATCCCACCCATGAGCACGCCCAGGTGCTGGAAGAGCTGGACGGAGCGGGCAATCCAACCGCCCTGTACGTGATCGGGCACGAGCGCATCAGCCAGGAGCGGGCAGAGGGGTATTTCACGTACCACGGCGACGGCCTCGGCAGCATCCGGCAATTGACCGACGAGAACGGGCTGGAAACCGACCGGTTCGTTTACGAGGCCTACGGCCTGCTCGAACATCGCGAAGGCACCATTCCGAACTCCTTCCGCTACACCGGCGAACAATACGACCCCAACCTGGGCTTCTACTACCTGCGTGCCCGCTACTACAATCCGGCGACGGGAAGGTTCCCGACCATGGACACCTACCAGGGCCGAATTCACGAGCCCCAGACCCTGCACAAATACCTGTATGTACATGCGGATCCGGTGAACAATATCGATCCGAGTGGGGAGGTTGCATCAAATGCGGTAATTGGCCATATAACAGTGCTCGCAACCATTTCGGGCGTTGCGCATGGCGGTTATCAAATCTACCAAGGAAACTATGCCCGAGGTGCTGCAGAGGTTACCGTTTCACTTTTAGGCGGAGGAGTAGTCAAGCTCGTTTGGGTCCCAGCGAGAGCTATTCGTATGAATTATGTTCGCTTGGTAGGGGAAATGCGAGCTAGGCAGAACGCAATGTCAATCGCTGGAAAGTCTTCGGAGGAAATTGCAAGGACATTGGTGATTATGCGAAACTCGGTAAAGCTAGAAGCCCGTTCAGACACTGTTCGTGAGCTAGGATGGACTGGAAGGAGGTTGGTCGAGTGGGCAGAAAGGAGGAATGTGAGGAAGTATGGAAACTCACTAGGACCTACGGCTGAGGAACTGGTTACCAGTGGTAAATCTATGAGCCAGATCGTTGAGGAAAGCGCGCTTAGAACAAATCAGATCGTGAATTACTTGTTCGCGGTCTTCTGATGTCTAAAGAACTGACACTTCTTTGTGCTGATGATCGAACTTATGGTGCAATGATGAATCTACGCACTGGGCAATTTGATGATCCAAAACCCATGGATTTAGCGTTGGATGAATGTGATGGTGAGTATAAGAAGTGTCTGATTGGTGGGTTGATTGCTCTTTTCAGGCTAGATGGTGAATGGTTTATTCAGGTTGGCAAGTTTCGTTGGCCTCTTGGGTTGCATGAGTTACATATATCGCAATCCCGGTTTGGAGTTTTGCAGTTTGTTAACATAAGTTGCGGTTCGTTCAGTAAGACCTTCGTGGACACAAGATTTCAGGAATTCGCATTCAGCAAAATGGATCCAACTTATGACCAAATTGATGACTGGATGAGTGATTTCTTTGGGCGAATGGTTTTCCTGCACGAAAGAGCTCTCGGGGCACGGTAATCCTGATTATTGATTGGCTCCGACGAGACCCTTACCGACCGCAACGGCAACGCCACCGTCTACATCTATGACGAGCGCGGCAACGTCTTGAGCGAGACCAATGCCCTGGGCGAGACTACCACCCGGACCTATGATGAGTTCGGCAACGAGCTGACCCGCACCGACCCGCTGGGGCACACCTGGGAAATGGCCTACGACGAGCGCGGCAACCAGACCGAAGAGACCAACCCGCTGGGCGAGACCACCGAGTCGGCCTACAACGATCGTGGCCTGCTCACCAGCCAGACCGCGCCCGACGGCACGGTGGTGATGAGCAACCAGTACGACCCCAATACCGGCAACCTGACGGTCACCGCTGATGGTCTGGGTCACCAGACCGAGTTTATCTATGACGCCAGCGGCAACCTCACCCGCACCATCGATGCCGCCGGCCACGAGACCCGCAACTTCTACGACGGGCAGGGCAACCTCGTTGGCGAGATCGACCCGGCCGGCACCGAGACCACCTACACCCACGACACCATGGGCCGGGTCCTGACCGAGACGGTGAGCTGGACCGATGCCGACGGCATCGAACACAGCGCGACCACCAGCCATGTCTACGACGCCGCCGGCAACCGCATCCAGACCACCGATGCACTGGGCGCGGTCAGCCAGTTCGAGTACGACGAGGCCGGCCAGAGGACCGCCGAGATCGACCCGCTGGGCCGACGCACCGAGTACGAGTATGACAGCCGCGGCAACCAGGTACTGATCCGCCATCCCGACGGCAGCACCG from Wenzhouxiangella sp. AB-CW3 includes:
- a CDS encoding RHS repeat-associated core domain-containing protein is translated as MRTDNQRTRYSFDALNRMSTVIACANESCSEGAETVYNYNPVGSLQSVEHANATATEYQYDELNRLTLLRTWDAQGTLIQRQQFHLGAAGHREMVVEVPERVVEYTYDALYRLTEEKVTDPNGDRTTTYTFDATGNRLSRAVSCDPACTGEVEAGTTTYVYDANDRLLEESGPDGTTIYTYDENGNTTRKTAPDGIVDYHYNTDDRLTRATGDLESAATEASYTYDAHGIRQGQVVDGVEGRFLVDPTHQYAQVLEELDGAGNPVALYVVGHERISQTRAEGQFTYHGDGLGSIRHLTNEDGLATDRFVYEAYGLLEHREGTSPNNFRYTGEQYDPNLGFYYLRARYYNPATGRFPTMDTYQGRIHEPQTLHKYLYVHADPVNGTDPTGLFMNTTGLMVAQQGRTTLALQRLFSLAARPLIRRAAVASAFAMVGTAAFISSRRLEDDPKYPPMFLVGNNHPEVRAHIKDALLKKGISSVVHRKGDEHDRGWLRTSLVAGTCGKGLTGVGTGKDCDEFPMATHIEGGKKNFLRGAVSVRAVSASQNRSVGGMIPAFHDTCGIVPDDPGLDGAYVMGITDAATHWICGAAGR
- a CDS encoding RHS repeat domain-containing protein, translating into MAKGIAIPEASTTLRLTLMGFKGQTVEFFYDQLSRPIRSEYPGEVVVETRYTPSGQVWEIEVTCTPAACAEAGKDPGITRHHYDVRDRLTHIDYPDGRWIEYAWDEAGNRTEVRTQNQRTRYTYDALNRMHTVTACGNEDCSVGETTTYHYNAVGSRSGVEHANGTATEYQYDELNRLTLLRTWNAQGSLIQRQQFHLGAAGHREMVVEVPERVVEYTYDALYRLTEEKVTDPNGDRTTTYTFDATGNRLSRAVSCDPACTGEVEAGTTTYVYDANDRLLEESGPEGTTDYSYDENGNTTRKTAPDGIVDYHYNTDDRLTRATGHLESAATEASYTYDAHGIRQSQVADGVVSRFLVDPTHEHAQVLEELDGAGNPTALYVIGHERISQERAEGYFTYHGDGLGSIRQLTDENGLETDRFVYEAYGLLEHREGTIPNSFRYTGEQYDPNLGFYYLRARYYNPATGRFPTMDTYQGRIHEPQTLHKYLYVHADPVNNIDPSGEVASNAVIGHITVLATISGVAHGGYQIYQGNYARGAAEVTVSLLGGGVVKLVWVPARAIRMNYVRLVGEMRARQNAMSIAGKSSEEIARTLVIMRNSVKLEARSDTVRELGWTGRRLVEWAERRNVRKYGNSLGPTAEELVTSGKSMSQIVEESALRTNQIVNYLFAVF